A genomic window from Flavobacterium johnsoniae includes:
- a CDS encoding TolC family protein, with translation MRNLVKLFSFLILFCFSTMQGQNFNEEELTFIEYLGYVKKYHPLVKQANLEVSNAQAKLMAARGGFDPKIEVDYNKKEFKGTEYYSLLNSSFKIPTWYGIEVKAGFDDTDGQYYNPQNRTPEAGLASLGVTVALGQGMFINQRMADVREGKLNLKLSDAQRKLRAIEVLYQASEAYFEWRKSYNEAELYKNYLGFASTRFTGVKKLIESGDSPAIDSVEAKITVRNRELNVENGNLKLAKAKLKLANFLWIENVPVELGEMVKPEQNLGQTIEETLRTDAMMVDVESLDSHPKIQSMETKLSILEVNRQLKANSLLPKVNVGYNYISDPNYWNTFNADDYKFNIDFSFPIFLRKERGNLKLAKLKIQDMQFDIGQQRVELKNKIKAQQTEIASLRRQKVVIDNLVNDYMTMLNSEEKLFSFGESSIFLINSRENNLVSAKLSQISLENQFYLSNAELYKILANPD, from the coding sequence ATGAGAAATCTTGTAAAATTGTTTTCTTTCTTAATCTTATTCTGCTTTTCTACAATGCAAGGTCAAAACTTTAATGAAGAAGAGCTAACTTTTATCGAGTATTTGGGATATGTAAAAAAATATCATCCGCTCGTAAAACAGGCTAATCTTGAAGTAAGCAATGCACAAGCCAAATTAATGGCAGCGCGCGGCGGATTTGACCCTAAAATTGAAGTAGATTACAATAAGAAAGAATTTAAAGGCACAGAATATTATTCGTTACTAAACAGCAGTTTCAAAATTCCGACTTGGTACGGAATTGAAGTAAAAGCTGGTTTTGATGATACAGACGGACAATATTACAATCCGCAGAACCGTACTCCAGAAGCAGGTTTAGCTTCGCTTGGGGTTACTGTTGCTTTGGGTCAGGGAATGTTTATCAATCAGCGAATGGCCGATGTGAGAGAAGGAAAACTTAACTTAAAACTAAGTGACGCACAGCGTAAACTAAGAGCCATAGAAGTTTTGTATCAAGCAAGTGAAGCTTATTTTGAATGGAGAAAAAGCTACAACGAAGCTGAACTTTACAAAAATTATCTAGGTTTCGCGAGCACTCGTTTTACAGGCGTTAAGAAATTAATCGAATCGGGAGATTCGCCAGCTATTGACAGTGTAGAAGCTAAAATTACCGTAAGAAACAGAGAATTAAATGTTGAAAATGGAAATTTAAAACTGGCTAAAGCAAAGCTAAAATTAGCTAATTTTTTATGGATTGAAAATGTTCCTGTTGAATTAGGAGAAATGGTAAAACCAGAGCAGAATTTAGGTCAAACTATCGAGGAAACTCTAAGAACTGATGCCATGATGGTTGATGTTGAATCTTTAGATTCGCATCCGAAAATTCAATCTATGGAAACTAAATTGTCTATTTTGGAAGTAAATCGCCAGTTGAAAGCCAATTCGTTGTTGCCAAAAGTTAATGTAGGTTACAATTACATTTCAGATCCAAATTATTGGAACACTTTTAATGCAGACGATTATAAATTCAATATCGACTTTAGTTTTCCGATTTTCTTGAGAAAAGAACGCGGAAATTTGAAATTGGCTAAATTAAAAATTCAAGATATGCAATTTGATATTGGTCAGCAGAGAGTAGAATTGAAAAATAAAATAAAAGCGCAACAGACTGAAATTGCTTCTTTAAGAAGGCAAAAAGTGGTAATTGATAATTTGGTAAATGATTATATGACGATGCTGAATTCTGAAGAAAAACTATTTTCTTTTGGTGAAAGTTCTATTTTCTTAATCAATTCGAGAGAAAATAATTTAGTAAGTGCTAAGTTATCTCAAATAAGTTTAGAAAATCAATTTTATCTTTCGAATGCCGAATTGTATAAAATCTTGGCAAATCCAGATTAA